Genomic segment of Oncorhynchus tshawytscha isolate Ot180627B unplaced genomic scaffold, Otsh_v2.0 Un_contig_11674_pilon_pilon, whole genome shotgun sequence:
AAGTCTATGGTAGTGGTATTATCAATATTATTGTGACAGGCAATGTAACTGTTGTCAGAGCAGATCAgactccaggacttgtcattACATCCAAGACAACAGTCATcaacccttcctctcctgctGATTCTTTTATATGTCACTCCTATTTCAGCCCCCATTCtcccactccactctacctcccagtaacagcgcccagtcagaccctctctacacagcacctgtctacagtcctcaaatctctctgggtgatcaggatacggctgCTTCTCCTTCCTACATGTCAACTTTCTGTTCtcgtcagaaagagagaggagtctgtttactgtgttcgggtccagtgtgagatcacagACATCTGATGGATGAAACCAGACACAATATTAGAAATTATCATAATTCACATTAGAATATTAACTCACTTTTCACGAATTCATTTAATGTAGATGTTTCTAGGTATCAAAAGGAGAAGTTAAGGTAACTTGAGACTTGTTGAATGatcatatgttatactgtatggtaatataaaacacactttttcccattaattgcacacacacacacacacacacacacacacacacacacacacacacacacacacacacacacacacacacacacacacacacacacacacacacacagtccaatcAACTGTTTGTAAACCTTGGTGTCCCTGATTTCTGCTTCTGTAGAACTACAGCTGATATTTAATTTGACCAAGTAAGTAATGATGGTGGTCTTTGACTTTGACTTAACTTGAATTAAGACTTATTCTTAGTCATATTCTTCAcagcagtcaacactcacattttctaagCCCAGGTTTCATTTTGTTCTCTCCACCATGTCCCACACTGTAGCGGTAAGCAGAAGAACAGACAGCCATTGAGGGAtacacacaaactctcacacatgtgtgtgtccagtgtgtatgtgtttgtatgtccagcgtgtgtgtgtgtccattgtgtgtgtgtgtgtctattgtgTGTGTCCAGTCTGTGTTTGAGAGGACACACATACACTGGACacactggatacacacacacacacacacacacacacatgacacacacacacacacacgacacacacacacacacacaacacacacacacacagtcagcatatAACTTTGTGAAGTGGTGGTAAGAATGTTTGTCTTAACTAGCCTGATAAGTCAAACATGTCTcatatgaacattgacataaatcctctacatacttgagtttctccagtctgcagtgtggatcctccagtcctgcagagagcagtctgactcctgagtctcctgggtgattgtagctcaggtccagctctctcaggtgtgaggggtttgacctcagagctgagaccatagaagcacagccttcctctgtgactagacagcctgacaTCCTGACAAAGAGTAAAATTGTATTAAAATAACACTGCAattctttggtggtgaaaatagTGGCAGTATATTTTTGTAAATGTTCAGATACACATCAGTGTCCTGAAACCGGACATATATATTCAGAAATTAATTTATCATCATTATAATTTACAATTTATTAAAGTATAGCTTGTGGAGAGAAATATGTAGTGCAAATATTTGAGTCGACTGACCAGACCAGTGTGGCTCAGGGATGAGGGCAGAATCAGAATTATTTAgctaacattgatgaatacattTTCATAAGCATGCTTATGTGGGGAAGTTACTTGGGCCCAGAGAGAGAGTTCGGGTTagtcttatctgtgaatgtgtctgtaaccatgtgaagggatggtgtgattaatggggaaccagttAGGTGGCTCCAGttagctgtacactcactactttatgTCTATGTGCCAGTCACTCCTCTCCGtaagcttgtccaggaggggttgtAATTTTTTATGGGAGtgtctagaattgacaattgatagatgccattggatgaggtaatgttttggttcCAAGTGGTACCAAGAACGCGATAGGAACTTcggtttaggagaccaaactgaacaataatttatagctaatgctataaATTATGGGATACTCTTTTTTCTGGTAAAAGGTTCTttgtgtaatgttcctaagatctgttattcggCATGTGAGTtttgatgggtgtgtcttggctataaatgatactaagtaatgttttgtaagcactctcagagaattcctttatagacactgaatggatctgagagtcacagggtatGGTGAAgatcatataattaaagatggactttatgatataaCTCTGACTTTTGTGTGGTTTgcgctctcatgatttggtaatacaggacatTTCTACGACACCAGTTTAAAAAGCAGTATCAgtcagaagacagacagt
This window contains:
- the LOC121842129 gene encoding stonustoxin subunit beta-like, giving the protein MSGCLVTEEGCASMVSALRSNPSHLRELDLSYNHPGDSGVRLLSAGLEDPHCRLEKLNVGHGGENKMKPGLRKYVCDLTLDPNTVNRLLSLSDENRKLTCRKEKQPYPDHPERFEDCRQVLCREGLTGRCYWEVEWSGRMGAEIGVTYKRISRRGRVDDCCLGCNDKSWSLICSDNSYIACHNNIDNTTTIDFRSSSSHRVGVYLDWSAGTLSFYRASSDTLTHLYTFTSSFTEPLYPGFYVHEDSSVSL